A genome region from Calditrichota bacterium includes the following:
- the ade gene encoding adenine deaminase, which produces MVPLERILSAHRGEVPVDLLLRNGKVVNVLSGEIYEADVAILGDTILAVGQAYEARETIDLRGLYLAPGFIDGHIHIESSMVEVPQFARAVVPLGTTSVVADPHEIANVLGYEGIRYMMDASKYNPLNVFFMLPSCIPSTNLESTGSVLRAFDIFPFLREKWVLGLGEMMNFGGVLAGEEDVLDKLKIVEDKRMDGHAPGLSGRDLNTYIAMGIRSDHECTTVEEAREKLRLGMHIMIREGTGTRNLRALLPLVTPENERRCMFVTDDRHPNDILEEGHINYMIKTAIAEGLPPVTAIRLATINTAEYFGLRRLGAIAPGRTADLVVFDDFEHFAIKKVFKNGRLVAEDGKAIYEMPVRPPAQVRSSMNIKWLEGGEFVIPARGNKCRVMGVVPDQIVTESLVEEAPIRDGEVVSEPERDLLRCYVVERHRASGNIGKGLVRGFGLRKGALASSIAHDAHNVIVFGVDDRDIARAVIHVNKMGGGLVVVADGEVKEALQLPIGGLMSDRPLEEVSAATKRVNEAARALGAKMADPFMTMSFLALPVVPKLKLTDRGLVDVERFAFVDLFVDARE; this is translated from the coding sequence ATGGTACCATTGGAGCGGATTCTGAGCGCCCACCGAGGCGAGGTGCCGGTAGACCTGCTGTTGCGCAACGGCAAGGTGGTCAACGTGCTCTCTGGCGAAATCTATGAGGCCGACGTTGCCATCTTGGGCGACACCATCCTTGCAGTGGGACAGGCGTACGAGGCGCGCGAAACGATCGACCTGCGGGGGCTTTACCTGGCACCCGGGTTCATTGATGGCCACATCCACATCGAGAGCTCCATGGTGGAAGTGCCGCAGTTCGCCAGGGCAGTGGTGCCGCTGGGTACCACCTCGGTGGTGGCCGACCCGCACGAGATCGCCAACGTGCTGGGCTACGAGGGGATCCGCTACATGATGGACGCCAGCAAGTACAATCCGCTGAACGTCTTCTTCATGCTTCCCTCGTGCATCCCCTCCACAAACCTGGAGTCTACGGGTTCTGTGCTCCGCGCCTTCGACATCTTCCCCTTCCTCCGCGAGAAATGGGTGCTCGGTTTGGGCGAGATGATGAACTTCGGTGGCGTGCTGGCCGGCGAGGAAGATGTGCTGGACAAGCTGAAGATTGTCGAGGATAAACGGATGGACGGCCACGCCCCAGGCCTGAGCGGCCGCGACCTGAACACCTACATCGCCATGGGCATCCGGTCCGACCACGAATGTACCACCGTGGAGGAGGCGCGCGAAAAGTTGCGCCTGGGCATGCACATCATGATCAGGGAAGGCACCGGCACCAGGAACCTGCGCGCGTTGCTCCCTTTGGTGACGCCGGAGAATGAGCGTCGCTGCATGTTCGTCACCGACGACCGCCACCCCAACGACATCTTGGAAGAAGGGCACATCAACTACATGATCAAGACGGCCATTGCCGAGGGCCTGCCACCGGTCACGGCTATCCGATTGGCCACCATTAACACGGCCGAATACTTTGGTCTGCGCCGTCTGGGGGCGATCGCGCCGGGGCGCACCGCCGATCTTGTGGTGTTTGACGACTTTGAGCATTTTGCCATCAAGAAGGTGTTCAAGAACGGGCGGCTCGTGGCCGAAGACGGCAAAGCCATTTACGAGATGCCTGTGCGGCCCCCGGCGCAAGTGCGCAGCTCCATGAACATCAAATGGCTGGAAGGAGGGGAGTTCGTTATCCCGGCGCGGGGCAACAAGTGCCGAGTGATGGGGGTAGTGCCGGACCAGATCGTCACCGAGTCGCTGGTGGAAGAGGCGCCCATCCGGGACGGCGAGGTGGTGTCGGAACCGGAACGGGACCTACTGCGTTGCTACGTGGTGGAGCGCCACCGCGCCTCCGGCAACATCGGCAAGGGCTTGGTGCGAGGCTTTGGCCTACGCAAGGGGGCGTTGGCCTCCTCCATCGCCCACGATGCGCACAACGTCATCGTGTTCGGCGTTGACGACCGCGACATCGCCCGTGCTGTGATTCACGTGAACAAGATGGGAGGCGGGCTGGTCGTCGTTGCCGACGGCGAAGTGAAAGAGGCACTGCAACTGCCCATCGGCGGGTTAATGTCTGACCGACCGCTGGAAGAGGTGAGCGCAGCCACCAAACGGGTGAACGAGGCGGCGCGAGCGCTGGGTGCCAAGATGGCCGACCCTTTTATGACCATGAGCTTCTTAGCGCTGCCCGTGGTGCCTAAGCTGAAACTCACCGATCGCGGCTTGGTAGACGTCGAGCGCTTCGCCTTCGTGGACCTGTTCGTGGATGCGCGAGAGTAG
- a CDS encoding class I SAM-dependent methyltransferase has product MRESRLAAGGCRGALWDLKAHLYRRFRRLPPFGIIASRERALLRRALAEVPKMEGRALDIATGTGDSIASLIGDYRWYGLDSSPAMLGWAKRRLPEVRFVRGDALALPFRPGCFVLVTCVGLAEYLSEASGLLSEIAKSLRPGGAALVSTSPANLLMLMRRALGHRLYAHTHESFSRAATAAGFVLVKVHASCSQWLYVLRKAGQKGTGPSAAC; this is encoded by the coding sequence ATGCGCGAGAGTAGACTTGCCGCAGGCGGCTGCCGAGGCGCCCTCTGGGACCTGAAGGCCCATCTCTATCGTCGTTTCCGACGTTTGCCGCCATTTGGGATCATAGCAAGTCGGGAACGGGCCCTCCTCAGGCGAGCCCTTGCGGAAGTGCCCAAAATGGAAGGCCGCGCCCTGGACATTGCCACAGGCACCGGCGACAGCATCGCCTCGCTCATCGGCGATTACCGATGGTACGGACTGGATAGCTCGCCGGCGATGTTGGGCTGGGCCAAGAGGCGACTGCCCGAGGTGCGATTCGTGCGCGGCGACGCGCTGGCGCTGCCGTTCCGACCCGGGTGCTTCGTGCTGGTGACCTGTGTAGGGCTGGCTGAGTATCTGTCCGAGGCGTCGGGTCTACTGAGCGAGATAGCCAAGTCCTTGCGCCCGGGAGGTGCGGCATTGGTGTCGACCTCGCCGGCAAACCTGCTCATGCTCATGCGCCGGGCCTTGGGGCATCGACTGTACGCGCACACTCACGAGTCATTTAGTCGCGCCGCAACTGCCGCGGGTTTCGTGCTGGTGAAGGTGCACGCGTCGTGCAGCCAGTGGCTGTACGTGCTGCGCAAAGCCGGGCAAAAGGGCACAGGCCCTTCAGCGGCCTGTTGA